The genome window GCCATGTCCCGGGAACATTAGGGAAAGTATAAGCGTTGGGTACGTAAATTCCACCGCTTCCATTAATTTGAACGGGTATTGTTGCTGCTAATGATGAGTTTGGGAAGAAGAAGTTTATGGTCGCTGCATCTGTTGCGAACTGTTGTGGAAGTACTGCATCAATTGTTATTGATTGCCCAGTATAATATGATTCACCGTTATAGCTTGGGCTGTAAAAAGTTATACCACCTGAAGTATAGACTGCATTGGTCATTAAAGTAACTAATGGAATTAATATTACTACTAAGGAAATTAAATATTTTGCTTTCATCTGCATCCCACTTTAAGTATTATCCCAAAGTAATCCTTAAAAAAGCTTTTAGCTATATCCATATGTTAGCTCAATGCTTGTTTGCGCAATGTTCTCATCCTAATCTTATATGAATGGAAAGTTAGATTAGTTCTATGGCGAGAGATTAAGCTTATAAGGATATTACTCGATTAATTATGAAAATGTTACTGTTTTGGTTAGAATTCATCGGAATTTTTATAGCCGTCTTCGTATCTGCTGAGCTCTTAGCTAAAGGGGCCGACGATTTAGAGGATTTCTTAGGACAAGGTATAACTGGTGGTATAGTTCTCGGATTCCTCACGGCATTACCAGAGACAATTTTCGTGATTGTAGCCTCTTTAGAAGGTAGTTTTGATGTGGCGTTAGGCTCAGCAATTGGAGGTAACGTATTATTATTTACACTAGGTATTGGATTGGTTGGAGTATTCTACGCACTAAAATGGAGAACTGCACTTCAAATTTCTAGTGAGTATAGTGTTGAAAATATTTTTCTGATAGTAACTACCATTGGAATGTTACTAGTTCTGATTTACGGTAAATTAAATATCATTACGGGGCTTTTATTTATATTAATCTACGTCATTTACGTTGTCTATAGGGTAGCTAAATTTAGGAGAGAGGGAATGAAGAGAGAAAAGGGTAATTTGATGAAGCCAGTTGCGTTTATAATTGCTGGAGGAGTTCTGCTAGTCGTCTTTTCGCATTATTTTGTAGAGTATATAAATGAGATAGCAACAATGTTCAGTGTTCCCGCAATATGGCTTTCACTAGTAATAGCGCCTATAGCGGGAGAACTTGAAGAAAAGCTCTCGGCATTTAGGTTGGTTCAAATGTCTAAAGATGGGGGATCGCTTTCAATTTTAAGTTTCGTTGGAAGTAAGATCGAGAACGCAACTGTGTTGTTAGGGATTATAGGGATCTTTACGGATTACGAATTACAACAAGCCCTACCAGAGTACATTTCGGCTTTGGTCGCTAATATAATAGCCTTATACGTACTGTTTGATAAGAAGCTTAAGATATTTGAATCTATAATTCTGATTGTGATTTATGTGATAATAGTAATATTATCCTTCTATCTTTAGAGCGAATTTTTAAAGGGTTAACGCTAAACACAGTTTGTGAGTAAGAGAAAACTTTCAGTTTTTGAAGCGTTTTCACTATCCTTTGGGGGTCAAGCGCCCTTTACGTCCATAATTACATTCGGCACTATAGGTTTACAACTAGGTGGATCATTCTTAGCTATTGCAACAATTATTGGCACAGTTCTTGTATTAGTAAATGGTATAGTAATATACAGATTATCTTTAAGGTATTCCCAGCATGGAGGATACTTTACTTATGCTTTCTATTCTCTTACTGAAAGGCTCGGATTAGTAACTGGATGGCTATTCTTGCTTTACGCTTTCGCTTACGGTGGTACATTATTAGCTGGTTCAATTTATATTATAACAACTTATTTGAAGATAAACGCTGACTTTATAGCGTTTTTAGTCCTATTGTTTTCAGCATTTCTAGTTATAAGGGGTTTGGATATTTCTGTTAAGTACGCTGAGTTCATAAGTATTGCCGAAATCGTTGCAATAGTTATTAGCTCAATTATGCTCTTGCTACAGACGAAACCGAGCTTTAACTTTACAATTCCAGCTAATCCCTTTCTGGTTATTCTTTATGCCATAGGAATGCCCATAGGTTATGGAAATTTGAATCCAATGAGTGAGGATATAAAGAATGCGAAGAAGATTGTGGGGATAATTACAGTTATCGTGATACTATTAGGTGGACTATTATCAGCTATGCTTTTTTACGCTAGTGCGCTATATGGGACGGATCTGATACAAATTCTATTAGATAAGGTTGGATTCATATCTCCCTATTTGATCTTCTCAGCCTTAAATGGAGGGATATTAGGCGGAATAGCTTATATTATATCAATGTCTAGGATTCTTCATGCAATGTCATTAAAGAACTTTATGCCATCAATTATTTCACTACTTAAGTATAATAGACCATATAACGCTGAGGTCATATCACTCATTATCTATACTGCTATTTTACTTCTCTTAATTCACTTCGCTGGCTTATATACAACCTTTCTAGTACTGGGAGGACTTACAGTATTAAGTTATTTAATAATATCACTTTCAGCAAATCTTTCGTTATTTAGGATAGCGCTGAAGAAATTAAGGAAGAGGAAAATGGAAATAATGCTTGCAATCTCCTCCACAATATTATCCTTAATAATATTGGTGTATTCAATACAAGAAAATACTCCACTAGTTAACTATATATTCTTTGGTTGGATTATAGCTGGGTTCATCTACGCAGAAGTACTCGAAATAGTCGGAAATAATGGAAAAAGTAATGATGAGAATTAACTTAAACTAAACGTGACCTTTTCTCGTTATAATGATTATTGCTGACCCCACTATTATACCAATTAATGATAACAAGTAAGTTCCAATAGAGCTTGTTGATTTGTTTAAAGTAACCTGGTACTGAGTTACTAAGAATCCATAACTATTAATTGGAATTAATGTCAAGCCTGCTTGTGAAGTAGTAATTGGAGAGTATAGTGCTATTTGAATCTGATTAGACACGTTATATATTTTTATCTTGAAGTTGTTTTGTCCTTGACTTAATATTATAGGTAATTGTATTTGTTGCTTGCCGTTAGTAATTACTAGTAGTAGATGTAACGTACTGTTAATTCCATTATATATGCTAAGCTTTAAGTTATTTCCATCTAATTCCGCACTTTGCACCTTTACTAGATTAAACTGATGTTTAACCTCTGAAATTATCGTAGATGTGTAAAGTAGTGCTTGTTCTTTAAACCATATTGGACCATATGCTGGAGGCCCAGTTTGCCAAGTCCAATCGCTACCTTCTGCAACGTATAGATAATTCCATAATGTATCTACTAGATTAGTTGAATTAGGGGTCTCATTCAAAGGTAAATAGACTATTGGTGAAACGTTAGCCCCAACAGCTACCGTATAAGCTAATAAATATTCTCGAGCTAGTGAAACGTTCTGCCATATTTCTGTCTTGACAAGATATCCATTATTCCAATAGTTTAGATTAAGATCCCAAGAGTTTACAGGTAGATTGGTTATTACACTGTAAGGCTTGTGGGTAGCTATTGCCTTACTTGCGGTTTGAGTTATTAACCATTGTCCTTGATACTGAGATAAAGCTTGATAAATTGCGTATAGATCAGCTGGGCCAGTAGTTGGATTAAATATCAGAGGATTCTCTCCATCCAAAGCAACTGTAACTACACCACCCGGATTGTTCATGTATATTTCAGCTAATTGCTGTATGAGCTCTTGCGCAGTAAGCTGAGGGGATTGACTAAAGAATTTAAAACCAAATTCGTTAGATAGGGTAGTGTTTCTAAATAGTACAATAATAGTTTGGCCTAGGTTATTTTCCACGATGAAGGGTTGATCTGGGTTTAATGAACCGTTAACAAGCGTAACATAAGGTAAGAATGCTTGTTGATCCAATATCGTATAAGATATGTTGCTCTCATTATAAAGTCCCACTAAATCCATATCAAATGCCATTTCTGGAGTCCACGTACCATTTGCCCATACTCCAAATACCTCATGAGTAAAATTCTCGCCCATTCTTATTTGAGCTAAGACATCACTCCAATAACCGTCTTGAAGTAACAATGGCTGTAAAGGATGATAAAATGGTACTGTGAGGACGTCCACCTTACCCTCATTAATTAATTGTCTATAGAGAGTTATGGTATAGTTTACCGCTTCCAAGTCATGCATCACACCTATCCCAAAATTAGAGGTAAAGCTATAATTCTTCTCATGCAATATTGTCTCCCATTGATATAATAGAACTGGCGTAAAATCTATCGTCACACTAACATTAAACTGTTTTATCAGTAACGCTTGCAATTTATAAGCTCCAACTAAACTTCCATTCCAGTAAAAGTCTTGCCCAGTATGTAACCATACCCAAGGTTGCTCCCAACTACCGTTTGGTGCTACATAAAGGGGCTGATGCATGTTCCATACTATTACTAAACTTAAGGGTTTCTTTCCCGTAGTATTTAGGACATATAACGGTGGTAGAGTAGCTTACCTCTGGAGAGTATTATTCACATAAATGTTTAGCTGTGGATAATAGATCCCTTGTGGTATTTGAGAAGTATCTAGCGTTAGGGATATCACATTATATCCAGATTTTAACGTAGAGTAGATATTATATGTTTTCCCTGCTACTTGAACCGAAATTAAGGAACTAATCGTTTGTGATATAGTGTTCTGTAAGTATATTGTAACACTGGCTGGCTGACCCTCAACATAAACGTATCTATTATATGAAGCATTGATGTATTGAATAAATGAATAAACATCTTGTATTGCGAAGTTTTGACCAGATGCGTTGTGATACCATTGATTTATGCTCAGATCATGATAGACCCATTGTACCCATTGACCAGGATTGAACGGACCTATGATTATCGTGTAGTTACCCCATAATGGATTGTAAGTCATTAACTCATCAGTTATATTACTCCATGGTAATCCAGTCTGAGGTCCAGAAGTTAGTCCATAGTGGATATCGAACTCGTCGGGAGCTCGTCCTACTGCAGTTATCAATATGGAACCATTTTGAAGCACAGTGGCATAAGTTTGTCCTACATTTGGAGGGTTGACTTCTAAATTCCAATTCCAGAAAGGATGATTATCATAATTTATCCATTGTCCAGTAGTATTATCATAAAATACCCAACCTATCCAAGTTCCATTTGCGAACGGCCCTATAGTTGCACTGAAATTCTGTCCATTCCATTTCATTATAACGTTAGAGATATTAGTCCACGCTTGTTGTGGTCCGCTTTCTATTCCATAATGTAGAATAACGGTATTACTTTGTGGTATACCTCCTATGTAAATAGAGACTATACCATTACTCGACACTGTAAAGTTTACGCTTATTGATTGTGATACTGAAATAAGAAATGGAGATGAAATTAGACTTGCAAGAAAAAATAGAATTAAAATTACCCTGGTCTCTTTAGGGAAATTAGCCATGACTAAACTGCGATTTTTTATCATTATAAACTTTTCTCTTTAATATTTAGTTTTATTCCAAAGTTACCCGATTACATAGAATTTTATAGATATCTCTCCTATCACAATAACTAAAAAGATACCATATTAATAGTCTACGTCATATAATTGGGATTAATTATCATTATCAACTATTTAGGGCAAAAATCAATAAGCTAAACTTTTATACCTTGATAGGAAATAAATGAACAAATAAGGTGAGCTTGCCTTGAACAGAAAAGGAAAAAAGATAGATTACAAGGCAATTTCAAAGACACTAGTAGCTGTAATTATAGTTGTAGTAATAATAATAGCCATAGGAGGTATTTATGCATATTTAAGTAGTCAACATCCATCAACTACAATGACAACTACCTCCTCTACATTTACGTCAATGACGTCAACCACGACAACCTCAAACATTCTAAATACTAGCAATCCTCAATCTTTAATGCAGTTAGTTGGTCTTTCAACTGCACCTTCTACACCAGTTACAATAACTGTATGGAACAGTTACAGTGCCTCTGAAAATCAAGCTTTTAATGAGACACTAGCACAGTTCGAGCAAGCATTTCCATGGATTCACGTCCAAGTAACTTATGGAGTTGGAGTTGGTACTTCCCAATTTGAGACTGCCGCAAAGGCTGGACAAGCCCCAATAATATATAGAGACACTAGCGATTCTGGAGGTGCATTATTCGCCGCTGGACTAGTATTAAACTTATCTCAATATTTGCCTCAGAGCATTACGTCATTATATGTACCTACTGCAATAAAAGATTGGGAATTAAACGGCTCTCTATACGGACTACCAGATAATGTGAATTATATTGTAATGTTCTACAACAAGAAGTTCGTCCCATATCCCCCTAACACTACTGAACAACTAGTGCAAATAGCTGAAAGCGTTAATAAAACCTATCATGTTTGGGGAATAGCTTATGGAGCTGGCGACGAATATGGTTATAGATTTGCAGCATGGTTTGCTGGATTTGGAGGACAAATATTTGCTACTAATAATGGTAAGATCATCCCCGCCTTAAACAGCACTGCTATGGTTAACGCACTGGACTTCTGGTATAATTTAACCTATAATCTTAAGGTTAATTACTTAGCTCCTTCTACTGGTGCTGGAGGTGCTGAAGGTCAGTTATTTGTCGCTAATCAAACTGCCATAATATTTGATGGTCCTTGGGATCTGAATGCATATCTCCAAGCATTAGGACCTAATTTAGGTGCTGCACCGTTACCAGTGGTTAGTCAGACTGGATTAAGGGCTGCACCATTTATTGGTTCTACCGGTTTTCTAATAGCTTCACCTCAAGCAAGCGGTGCTACACAATTACAAATAAAGGCAGCTCTAATATTCGTTCTCTATTTCACTAACTATCAAGCTGATTTGAGGTTGTGGGAAGTTGCACACGACATACCAGCTAATTTACAAGCCTATAACGAGGCTCTGACCCAATTAAAGGAAGGAATGTTACAACCGACATACCTTAATCAAATAATGGAAGGAATTTTAGAACAAGCCCAATATGGTCAACAATTCCCTAACATACCTCAAATGGCGTACTATTGGAACTCATTCCATCAATACGCTAGTGAGTTCTTCGCAAATAAGATAAATTCAAGTCAAGCGGCGCAAGGAATGGAACAAGCTTTCATCCAGGCTCTTGTACAAAACGGTCTATTGTCTACATTACTACCTTTACCCATAGTTCCTCCATTCCAATATATGTTAGCGTTAATCTCAGTGATATTAACACCAATGGTTGTAGTAATTAGTCCTAGAAAAAGATGGTGAATTAGGAAATGAAAAAAGAGAAGTTATTTTCCCTTTTTTATATATTA of Sulfolobus sp. E5-1-F contains these proteins:
- a CDS encoding sodium:calcium antiporter; protein product: MKMLLFWLEFIGIFIAVFVSAELLAKGADDLEDFLGQGITGGIVLGFLTALPETIFVIVASLEGSFDVALGSAIGGNVLLFTLGIGLVGVFYALKWRTALQISSEYSVENIFLIVTTIGMLLVLIYGKLNIITGLLFILIYVIYVVYRVAKFRREGMKREKGNLMKPVAFIIAGGVLLVVFSHYFVEYINEIATMFSVPAIWLSLVIAPIAGELEEKLSAFRLVQMSKDGGSLSILSFVGSKIENATVLLGIIGIFTDYELQQALPEYISALVANIIALYVLFDKKLKIFESIILIVIYVIIVILSFYL
- a CDS encoding APC family permease: MSKRKLSVFEAFSLSFGGQAPFTSIITFGTIGLQLGGSFLAIATIIGTVLVLVNGIVIYRLSLRYSQHGGYFTYAFYSLTERLGLVTGWLFLLYAFAYGGTLLAGSIYIITTYLKINADFIAFLVLLFSAFLVIRGLDISVKYAEFISIAEIVAIVISSIMLLLQTKPSFNFTIPANPFLVILYAIGMPIGYGNLNPMSEDIKNAKKIVGIITVIVILLGGLLSAMLFYASALYGTDLIQILLDKVGFISPYLIFSALNGGILGGIAYIISMSRILHAMSLKNFMPSIISLLKYNRPYNAEVISLIIYTAILLLLIHFAGLYTTFLVLGGLTVLSYLIISLSANLSLFRIALKKLRKRKMEIMLAISSTILSLIILVYSIQENTPLVNYIFFGWIIAGFIYAEVLEIVGNNGKSNDEN
- a CDS encoding extracellular solute-binding protein encodes the protein MNRKGKKIDYKAISKTLVAVIIVVVIIIAIGGIYAYLSSQHPSTTMTTTSSTFTSMTSTTTTSNILNTSNPQSLMQLVGLSTAPSTPVTITVWNSYSASENQAFNETLAQFEQAFPWIHVQVTYGVGVGTSQFETAAKAGQAPIIYRDTSDSGGALFAAGLVLNLSQYLPQSITSLYVPTAIKDWELNGSLYGLPDNVNYIVMFYNKKFVPYPPNTTEQLVQIAESVNKTYHVWGIAYGAGDEYGYRFAAWFAGFGGQIFATNNGKIIPALNSTAMVNALDFWYNLTYNLKVNYLAPSTGAGGAEGQLFVANQTAIIFDGPWDLNAYLQALGPNLGAAPLPVVSQTGLRAAPFIGSTGFLIASPQASGATQLQIKAALIFVLYFTNYQADLRLWEVAHDIPANLQAYNEALTQLKEGMLQPTYLNQIMEGILEQAQYGQQFPNIPQMAYYWNSFHQYASEFFANKINSSQAAQGMEQAFIQALVQNGLLSTLLPLPIVPPFQYMLALISVILTPMVVVISPRKRW